In Zingiber officinale cultivar Zhangliang chromosome 6A, Zo_v1.1, whole genome shotgun sequence, a single genomic region encodes these proteins:
- the LOC121996349 gene encoding ABC transporter G family member 10-like, which translates to MEQPSGRSTRRYRIETKSLSYDVPAQSLLLPHCYTGTGRSVLKNVSCEALPGELMAVVGPSGAGKTTLLSVLAGVIQPSKVSGEILVNGRPMDVSRFRRVSGFVTQDDALFPLLTVEESLAYSARLRLRATANTTAAVRVRELLKDLGLAHVASSRVGGGGTRGISGGERRRVSIGVELVHDPAVLLLDEPTSGLDSASALHIIKLLKSMVLVQDKTVILTIHQPGFRILEIFDQVVLISGGVVCHQGPIALLERRLKEAGCCVPPHVNVLEFAMDSSDAMESLEDSQPPTPHADQQLVKIPNAAPKEDNKVLYANSRHKEVLILTGRFFKNASRSRELFTAKMIQSLAAGVGLGTIFMNVSDMQARVGFFAFSLTFLLSSTTEGLPIFLRERAILQRETSRGAYRVSSYVIANALVFMPFLFAAAVLYATPVYWLVGLRSEMEEFLYFTLVVYLVMLMANSFVACFSALVPSFLMGNSVISGLMGSFFLFSGYFIAKDNIPTYWLFMHYLSLFKYPFEAFVVNEYGGRKGRGECLDWEIKNGCVLNGGMFLKQQGVEESQRWSHVWVMLGFVVGYRVLCFLILCFRCHRMRR; encoded by the coding sequence atggagcagccAAGTGGCCGGAGTACTCGCCGGTACCGGATAGAAACCAAGTCGTTATCCTACGACGTGCCAGCGCAGAGTCTTCTCCTGCCTCATTGCTACACCGGAACAGGCAGGTCGGTTCTGAAGAATGTGAGCTGCGAGGCGCTTCCCGGCGAGCTCATGGCGGTGGTCGGCCCGAGCGGAGCCGGAAAGACCACCCTCTTGTCTGTGCTCGCCGGCGTGATACAACCCAGTAAGGTCAGCGGCGAGATACTCGTCAACGGCCGGCCCATGGACGTGTCCCGATTCAGGCGGGTGTCGGGGTTCGTGACGCAGGACGACGCGCTGTTCCCTCTCTTGACGGTGGAGGAGTCGCTCGCGTACAGCGCCCGGCTAAGGCTACGCGCCACCGCCAACACCACCGCCGCTGTCCGGGTTAGAGAGCTGCTCAAGGACCTGGGCCTCGCCCACGTGGCCAGTTCCAGAGTCGGTGGCGGCGGCACTCGAGGCATTTCTGGAGGCGAGCGTCGCCGAGTCTCGATTGGCGTCGAGCTGGTGCACGACCCGGCAGTGCTCCTGCTCGACGAGCCCACCTCCGGGCTCGATTCCGCCTCCGCCCTCCACATCATCAAGCTGCTCAAGTCCATGGTGCTCGTCCAAGACAAGACTGTTATCCTCACCATCCACCAGCCGGGATTCCGCATCCTGGAGATCTTCGACCAGGTGGTGCTCATCTCCGGCGGCGTCGTTTGCCATCAGGGCCCTATCGCACTCCTGGAGAGGCGACTCAAGGAAGCGGGCTGCTGCGTCCCTCCGCACGTCAATGTTCTCGAGTTCGCCATGGACTCGAGCGACGCCATGGAAAGCCTCGAGGACTCTCAACCCCCCACCCCCCACGCAGACCAACAGCTCGTCAAAATCCCCAACGCTGCCCCCAAAGAAGACAACAAAGTCCTCTACGCCAATTCCCGGCACAAGGAGGTCCTCATCCTCACCGGCCGGTTCTTCAAGAACGCTTCCAGAAGCCGGGAGCTCTTCACCGCCAAAATGATCCAGTCCCTCGCCGCCGGCGTCGGGCTGGGCACCATCTTCATGAACGTGAGCGACATGCAAGCCCGTGttggcttcttcgccttcagtctcaccttcctcctctcctccaccACCGAAGGCCTCCCCATCTTCCTCCGCGAGAGGGCCATTCTGCAGAGGGAGACGTCGAGGGGCGCCTACCGCGTCTCCTCCTACGTCATCGCCAACGCGCTGGTGTTCATGCCCTTCCTCTTCGCGGCCGCCGTGCTATACGCGACGCCGGTCTACTGGCTGGTGGGGCTGCGCAGCGAGATGGAGGAGTTCCTCTACTTCACCCTCGTGGTGTACCTGGTGATGCTGATGGCGAACTCCTTCGTGGCCTGCTTCAGCGCGTTGGTGCCCAGCTTCCTCATGGGCAACTCGGTCATCTCCGGCTTGATGggatccttcttcctcttctccggcTACTTCATTGCCAAGGACAACATCCCCACCTACTGGCTCTTCATGCACTACCTGAGCTTGTTCAAGTATCCGTTCGAAGCGTTTGTGGTGAACGAGTACGGAGGGAGAAAGGGGAGGGGAGAGTGCTTGGATTGGGAGATAAAAAATGGGTGTGTTCTCAACGGGGGGATGTTCTTGAAGCAGCAGGGGGTGGAGGAGTCTCAGAGGTGGAGTCATGTATGGGTGATGCTTGGCTTCGTAGTTGGCTACAGGGTGCTCTGCTTTCTCATTCTCTGCTTTAGATGTCACAGGATGAGGAGGTAG